One segment of Takifugu rubripes chromosome 5, fTakRub1.2, whole genome shotgun sequence DNA contains the following:
- the LOC101080170 gene encoding saxitoxin and tetrodotoxin-binding protein 2 — MGAVPGVVLLLMLAALGIRAAPAPEECHKLTKAVTKADVQSVSGDWVMVWSIAENISTSNEWTKLKSSHVELRIHSGVIVLNERNMLKNNSCMTFKTNMTAGPESQNSFIYSSGKMEENGVVTELDENGTVKFFETCADCLSMDYSGLFGHVLFVYRRDGVHQNVEVLKAAQDDSQKLAECLGFSIDKPFIYDGVSDFCHKKSSPECHKLTKAVTKADLLQVSGDWVLVWSIAENISTSNEWTKLKSSHVELRIHPGVIVLNERNMLKNNSCMTFKTNMTAGPESQNSFIYSSGKMEENGVVTELDENGTVKFFEMCADCLSMDYSGPFGHDLFVYRRDGVHQNVEVLKAAQDDSKKLAECLGFSIDKPFIYGGVSDFCHKKSSPEVKPEQD, encoded by the exons ATGGGTGCTGTACCAGGAGTGGTTCTTCTGCTGATGCTGGCGGCTCTTGGTATCAGAGCAGCACCGGCTCCAGAAGAGTGTCACAAGCTGACAAAAGCAGTGACAAAAGCAGATGTGCAGAGC gtttctggtGACTGGGTTATGGTCTGGTCCATCGCTGAAAATATCTCCACATCTAACGAGTGGACGAAACTCAAAAGCTCCCATGTTGAGCTAAGGATCCACTCTGGGGTCATTGTGTTAAATGAGAGGAACATGCTAAA GAATAACTCCTGTATGACgttcaaaacaaacatgacagCAGGTCCTGAAAGCCAGAATTCTTTCATCTACTCTTCTGGCA agatggaggagaatggGGTTGTCACAGAATTAGATGAAAACGGCACAGTGAAGTTCTTTGAGACGTGTGCTGACTGTCTGTCCATGGACTACAGTGGACTTTTTGGCCATGTCCTGTTTGTCTACa ggAGAGATGGTGTTCATCAGAATGTGGAGGTACTGAAGGCTGCCCAAGATGACAGTCAGAAACTGGCTGAGTGCTTGGGATTCTCTATTGACAAGCCATTCATCTACGACGGAGTTTCAG ATTTTTGCCATAAAAAATCTTCTCCAGAG TGTCACAAGCTGACTAAAGCAGTGACAAAAGCAGA cctcctgcaggtttctggtGACTGGGTTCTGGTCTGGTCCATCGCTGAAAATATCTCCACATCTAACGAGTGGACGAAACTCAAAAGCTCCCATGTTGAGCTAAGGATCCACCCTGGGGTCATCGTGTTAAATGAGAGGAACATGCTAAA GAATAACTCCTGTATGACgttcaaaacaaacatgacagCAGGTCCTGAAAGCCAGAATTCTTTCATCTACTCTTCTGGCA agatggaggagaatggGGTTGTCACAGAATTAGATGAAAACGGCACGGTGAAGTTCTTTGAGATGTGTGCTGACTGTCTGTCCATGGACTACAGTGGACCTTTTGGCCATGACCTGTTTGTCTACa ggAGAGATGGTGTTCATCAGAATGTGGAGGTACTGAAGGCTGCCCAAGATGACAGTAAGAAACTGGCTGAGTGCTTGGGATTCTCTATTGACAAGCCATTCATCTACGGCGGAGTTTCAG ATTTTTGCCATAAAAAATCTTCTCCAGAGGTGAAGCCTGAACAGGACTGA
- the pyya gene encoding peptide YY-A: MLKPWTMLVAVVLCVLVCLGTLADAYPPKPENPGEDAPPEELAKYYTALRHYINLITRQRYGKRSAQEDVVAELLFGSESNRDQRSRYDESYSMW; the protein is encoded by the exons ATGCTGAAGCCGTGGACAATGCTGGTGGCTGTGGTTCTGTGCGTGCTGGTGTGCCTGGGAACGCTGGCTGATGCCTACCCTCCCAAACCCGAGAACCCCGGTGAAGACGCTCCTCCTGAAGAGCTGGCCAAGTACTATACTGCCTTGAGGCACTACATCAATCTGATCACCAGGCAGAG GTATGGAAAACGTTCCGCTCAAGAAGATGTGgttgcagagctgctgtttggCAGCGAGAGCAACAGAGACCAGAGATCAAG ATATGATGAGTCTTACAGCATGTGGTGA